A genomic window from Levilactobacillus yonginensis includes:
- a CDS encoding phenolic acid decarboxylase produces the protein MAKEFKTLDDFLGTHFIYTYDNGWEYEWYAKNDHTVDYRIHGGMVAGRWVTDQEANIVMLVPGIYKIAWTEPTGTDVALDFVPNEGKLNGTIFFPKWVQDHPEITVTYQNEHIDVMEAAREKYATYPKLVVPEFAKITYMGDAGQNNEDVISEAPYPSLPDDIRAGKYFDENYHRLNQ, from the coding sequence ATGGCAAAAGAATTTAAAACACTTGATGACTTTTTAGGGACACACTTCATTTATACCTACGATAATGGTTGGGAATACGAATGGTACGCGAAGAACGACCATACCGTTGACTACCGGATCCACGGCGGCATGGTCGCCGGCCGTTGGGTCACCGACCAGGAAGCCAACATTGTGATGCTGGTTCCTGGTATCTACAAAATTGCCTGGACCGAACCAACCGGGACGGACGTCGCTTTGGACTTCGTGCCCAACGAAGGCAAGTTAAATGGGACAATCTTCTTCCCTAAGTGGGTTCAAGACCATCCTGAAATCACGGTTACCTACCAAAACGAACACATTGACGTGATGGAAGCCGCTCGGGAAAAATATGCCACTTACCCTAAACTGGTCGTTCCTGAATTTGCTAAGATCACTTACATGGGTGATGCTGGCCAAAACAACGAAGACGTCATCAGTGAAGCCCCATATCCAAGTCTGCCCGACGACATTCGTGCTGGGAAATACTTTGACGAGAACTATCACCGGTTGAATCAGTAA
- a CDS encoding NUDIX hydrolase, whose translation MANYIKEIRELVGHKPLILNAAAGVATNDQHEVLLNLRTDTHNWSLPGGYLEYGETFDQAMVREYKEDAGLDVELVKSLGIFDQGFTKYPNGDVTQVISQLYLVKPVGGHTLETATDETLDLKYFSLDDLPPLLNQQTTDMLAAVQAYFGD comes from the coding sequence TTGGCAAATTACATTAAAGAAATTCGCGAATTAGTCGGCCATAAACCGTTGATTCTTAACGCTGCGGCCGGGGTCGCTACTAACGACCAGCATGAGGTTCTGCTTAACCTACGGACCGACACGCACAACTGGAGTCTCCCTGGTGGCTACCTCGAATACGGCGAGACGTTCGACCAAGCTATGGTCCGGGAGTACAAGGAAGACGCCGGTCTTGACGTCGAACTCGTCAAATCGCTGGGGATCTTCGATCAAGGATTCACCAAATACCCCAACGGTGACGTCACCCAGGTCATTTCTCAACTGTACCTAGTCAAACCAGTCGGCGGCCACACGCTAGAAACAGCCACCGATGAGACCCTCGATCTGAAATACTTCTCGTTGGACGACCTGCCACCCCTGTTGAATCAACAGACTACTGATATGTTAGCAGCGGTTCAGGCTTACTTTGGGGACTAA
- the lepA gene encoding translation elongation factor 4 translates to MEQSNVRNFAIIAHIDHGKSTLADRIMEQTQTVSDRESKAQLLDDLQVEQAHGVTVKSRTVRNYYQADDGQEYAYNFIDTPGHVDFTYEVSKSLAASDGALLLVDATQGVQAQTVANLRLAEENHLTVIPVINKIDAAAADVDRTAEQIRALSPDFMDGEMLKISAKTGLNVHDVMEAIHTRISAPVGDEQQPLKALVFDSQYDAFKGIIAYVRLVDGVLNANDKLTLMANGQAVTANEIGIFAPQRVATKQLRSGDVGYVVTGLKDPQALRVGDTLTTSANPTATALPGYEPSQSMVFAGFYPQGDHYHDLQLAVEKLALNDTSFHYRPESSDALGAGFRCGFLGIFHLQIIRERLHDEYGLDVLTTAPNVTYRVHLKNAVEPVVVNNPIKFPDYSQIDFVEEPLATATITTTSDSLSDVMKLATQHRGELQDMRNQGDLVVLVYQLPFAEIAYDFFNALKSVSHGYATLTTALAGYDIADVVKIEVHVNYAKVDALSFVVHREDAPKVTQELVHKLKFVIPRKLYPMPVQGVVEGKALSRVDVPPLRKNAAANGEKRSTAKKQALLRRQSVNKRQAAHSDIDLPQEVFNAVLDLEN, encoded by the coding sequence ATGGAACAATCTAACGTTCGTAATTTTGCTATCATTGCCCACATCGACCATGGTAAATCGACCCTGGCCGACCGCATCATGGAACAGACTCAGACTGTCAGTGACCGCGAAAGTAAGGCCCAGTTGCTGGATGACCTGCAGGTTGAACAGGCTCACGGGGTGACCGTTAAGTCGCGAACCGTGCGGAACTATTACCAGGCCGACGATGGTCAGGAGTACGCGTACAACTTTATCGATACCCCGGGGCACGTCGACTTTACCTATGAAGTCTCTAAGAGCCTGGCCGCCAGTGACGGTGCGCTGTTGCTGGTCGACGCCACTCAGGGTGTTCAGGCCCAAACGGTGGCTAACTTGCGCTTAGCTGAGGAAAATCATCTGACTGTGATTCCCGTCATTAATAAGATTGATGCGGCTGCAGCCGACGTTGACCGGACCGCCGAGCAGATTCGGGCGCTGTCACCAGACTTTATGGACGGAGAAATGCTGAAAATATCCGCTAAGACGGGGCTCAACGTTCATGACGTCATGGAGGCCATTCACACGCGGATTTCAGCGCCAGTGGGTGATGAGCAGCAGCCACTAAAAGCGTTGGTCTTTGACTCTCAGTACGATGCTTTTAAAGGGATTATTGCTTACGTCCGGCTGGTCGATGGTGTGTTGAACGCCAACGATAAGCTAACGTTGATGGCGAATGGTCAGGCAGTCACTGCGAACGAAATCGGCATTTTTGCCCCGCAACGGGTGGCTACTAAACAGTTGCGGTCTGGCGATGTTGGTTACGTGGTGACCGGGTTAAAGGATCCGCAAGCTTTGCGCGTAGGGGATACGTTGACGACTAGCGCCAATCCCACTGCGACCGCTTTACCGGGTTATGAACCATCGCAATCCATGGTCTTCGCGGGATTCTATCCACAGGGGGACCACTACCACGATCTGCAACTGGCCGTCGAAAAATTGGCCTTGAACGATACGTCGTTTCATTACCGGCCAGAAAGTTCGGACGCTTTGGGAGCTGGTTTCCGTTGTGGGTTCTTAGGCATATTCCACCTGCAGATTATTCGCGAACGCCTGCACGATGAGTACGGGTTGGACGTTCTGACAACAGCGCCCAACGTCACGTATCGGGTGCATTTGAAAAATGCAGTGGAACCCGTGGTGGTGAATAACCCAATTAAGTTCCCAGACTATTCGCAGATTGATTTCGTGGAGGAACCGTTAGCCACCGCGACCATTACAACTACTAGTGACAGTTTGAGCGACGTCATGAAGTTGGCGACTCAACATCGCGGTGAGCTCCAGGATATGCGCAATCAGGGTGACCTGGTGGTCCTGGTCTACCAACTACCGTTCGCGGAAATTGCTTATGATTTCTTCAACGCGCTGAAGTCGGTGTCCCACGGTTATGCCACGTTGACGACAGCGCTGGCAGGCTATGATATTGCTGACGTGGTCAAGATTGAGGTCCACGTCAACTACGCCAAAGTAGACGCCTTATCTTTTGTGGTTCACCGGGAGGATGCGCCCAAGGTGACCCAGGAGCTAGTCCACAAATTGAAGTTCGTAATTCCACGTAAACTTTACCCCATGCCCGTTCAGGGAGTGGTGGAAGGGAAGGCGCTGTCCCGCGTAGACGTGCCACCGTTACGGAAGAACGCCGCGGCTAACGGAGAGAAGCGTAGTACCGCTAAGAAGCAAGCCTTGTTGCGGCGGCAAAGTGTGAACAAGCGGCAGGCCGCCCACAGCGATATTGATTTACCACAGGAAGTGTTTAATGCGGTTTTGGATTTAGAGAATTAG
- a CDS encoding TetR family transcriptional regulator gives MVNVLSRDQKSAKAQQIATAAWQLFSQYSFNDISMTQLAETAGVAKGTLFNYYQTKESIFMTGLLTGYRLYLTDLTQKFVVQPVRTPAALKARLLAETRTLINDHSTLVRLNALRGPVLEAHADRQRTEQDRQALYTVNTQLGAVLAQQVPGLSVETATHLFVIQSAIISGLMNLAGLDQFNHTTLTAAFPAFQINLEAEACRTFGYYLDGIFQEEIHGTI, from the coding sequence GTGGTTAACGTTTTAAGCCGGGACCAAAAGTCTGCTAAGGCCCAACAAATTGCGACCGCTGCCTGGCAACTGTTTTCTCAGTATAGCTTCAATGATATCTCGATGACCCAGCTGGCTGAGACGGCGGGGGTCGCTAAGGGAACGCTCTTTAACTACTATCAGACTAAGGAAAGCATCTTTATGACGGGCCTACTGACGGGGTATCGTCTGTATCTGACAGACCTTACGCAAAAGTTCGTCGTTCAGCCCGTGCGCACGCCAGCGGCGCTCAAAGCGCGGCTGTTGGCTGAGACCCGGACGCTGATTAATGACCACAGCACGCTGGTTCGGCTGAACGCCTTGCGGGGCCCAGTATTAGAGGCCCACGCCGACCGCCAGCGCACAGAGCAGGATCGTCAAGCCCTCTATACCGTGAATACCCAGTTAGGGGCCGTTTTGGCGCAGCAAGTTCCTGGTCTATCAGTGGAAACCGCCACGCACCTTTTCGTGATTCAGAGTGCCATTATCAGTGGCCTCATGAACCTGGCTGGTCTTGACCAGTTTAATCACACGACGCTGACGGCGGCTTTTCCCGCCTTTCAAATCAATCTCGAAGCCGAGGCTTGCCGCACCTTTGGCTATTACCTTGACGGCATCTTTCAGGAGGAAATTCATGGAACAATCTAA
- a CDS encoding TcaA second domain-containing protein, whose amino-acid sequence MKKCPNCHQEVAADSIFCEHCGYDLRQATTKSAAQPKSKAKRLGRRRKNSAAKPGKQPKSKWFKRSVWAIIGIAVIIVIVLGASFYNKQAGKDKQIANITDMISDNQSNDLAKLLVSDNPNLKITGDTVQPLLTYARTHQDYVTNMRTDLQKNGQSADHTFTLIKSGHTMLFFPVYKLKVTTMHPTISTNVANATITANGDALATSKNDHYSYKAGPLFPGHYTFKLSGSQSNKSVKVNLISSSDTTKDVNLSVKTAKAGKDTTNNTNDDSTGATTTANDDNNSGTNTHDSDGDDQGNGRTYSDYDDLSSDGQDAVDQIYQATDYMDDIDDYDYTTTQAHDNVIQVKVYDDDDGDHMDTFRYDNANDILAIYNSDTGLFDEVTDR is encoded by the coding sequence ATGAAGAAATGTCCTAATTGTCACCAAGAAGTCGCAGCCGACAGCATTTTCTGTGAACATTGTGGCTACGACCTGCGCCAGGCAACCACCAAATCTGCTGCTCAGCCCAAGTCCAAGGCAAAACGACTGGGACGCCGGCGGAAGAATTCTGCTGCAAAACCTGGTAAGCAACCGAAGTCCAAGTGGTTCAAGCGTAGCGTCTGGGCCATCATTGGCATTGCAGTCATTATTGTCATCGTCCTAGGCGCCTCGTTCTACAACAAACAGGCCGGCAAAGACAAGCAGATTGCCAACATCACTGATATGATCAGCGATAACCAAAGCAACGACCTCGCCAAACTGTTGGTTAGTGATAATCCTAACCTAAAAATCACGGGTGACACCGTTCAACCCCTGTTGACCTATGCACGCACCCATCAGGACTACGTCACCAACATGCGGACGGACCTGCAAAAGAACGGGCAATCTGCTGATCACACGTTTACCCTGATCAAGTCGGGTCACACGATGTTGTTCTTCCCCGTCTACAAATTGAAGGTCACCACCATGCATCCCACCATTTCTACTAACGTCGCCAACGCCACGATTACAGCGAACGGCGATGCCCTGGCCACGTCCAAAAATGACCACTACAGCTACAAGGCGGGCCCACTGTTTCCTGGTCACTATACGTTTAAACTTTCTGGCAGCCAGTCCAACAAGAGCGTCAAAGTCAACCTGATTTCTAGCAGTGACACAACTAAGGACGTTAACCTGAGTGTGAAGACTGCCAAGGCTGGCAAGGACACTACCAACAATACCAATGACGATTCAACTGGTGCCACAACCACGGCTAACGACGACAACAACTCTGGTACCAACACCCACGATTCAGATGGCGATGACCAGGGCAACGGGCGCACATACTCGGACTACGACGACCTATCTTCCGATGGTCAAGATGCCGTTGATCAAATTTACCAAGCTACCGACTACATGGACGACATCGATGACTACGATTACACCACCACGCAGGCCCATGACAACGTTATCCAAGTTAAAGTTTACGACGATGATGACGGTGACCACATGGACACGTTCCGCTACGACAATGCAAACGACATCCTCGCTATCTACAACTCTGATACCGGCCTCTTCGACGAAGTTACTGACCGTTAA
- a CDS encoding zinc ribbon domain-containing protein, with protein sequence MKQTYYRICSNCGNQNSADANFCLKCGTTLTTADDYAMIPHAADQSFPLFDLELTPDEVAQTKTFIITKDTEIPTGYRTVGMIFAESDVAPRAGAKAAWEDMMKHLYALLLAKGYAGAARITIQAEPMSPGQLCLYGEALVHDSQH encoded by the coding sequence ATGAAACAGACTTACTACCGTATTTGCTCCAACTGTGGCAACCAAAATAGTGCCGACGCCAACTTTTGCCTCAAGTGTGGGACCACGCTGACCACAGCTGACGACTACGCCATGATTCCCCATGCCGCCGACCAATCGTTTCCACTCTTTGACTTGGAACTGACGCCCGACGAAGTGGCTCAGACCAAAACCTTTATCATTACCAAAGACACCGAAATTCCGACGGGCTACCGAACCGTTGGCATGATTTTCGCCGAAAGTGACGTTGCTCCCCGGGCCGGCGCTAAGGCTGCTTGGGAGGACATGATGAAGCACCTCTACGCCCTACTCTTAGCCAAGGGTTACGCCGGTGCTGCTCGCATCACCATTCAGGCCGAACCCATGTCTCCTGGCCAACTTTGCCTGTATGGCGAAGCTTTAGTTCACGATTCCCAACACTAA
- a CDS encoding zinc ribbon domain-containing protein: MHLTPFMAPADNQPGGQSHFCPNCGQPVDPTDTFCQNCGYNLNTGQASVDQPTTPVQPTQTAAATTKPARVRKPHKPWDKKKKLKWGGIAIAVVAIAGFFIWGGTHYSRSATLDRTISHIKSGKNMAPYFTTASSDLKLSNQTLLPVNRYYSDHGQALSDLKSALNSNGRSDDGTMTFEKSGHHFLIFPRYKINVSPVYPTVKTNHSGNVIKLDGKKIATASVDGYTKKLDAMVPGEYHLEASGTVGGHKLANSSDYHITTSKTYNLELKTISLSFNTVPGSAIYLNGKKLGTADSNGSYSLKDEPWTSDMAVYAQYASTAGKATTNTVKLSDSDDQGSVDLKYPDVISNSDADDFISNLFVAVDGITLEGDMSDATDSDDNDLADFFTNGSGNSDYSELVSMAKGYANDADVDSTDMTTTIKDVKPGPNGTSLVTYNVKYGFWLEDADYTHVQVLQYTATVKDSNGSNLGYVISSIGPATKISDYHDNDD; encoded by the coding sequence ATGCATTTAACACCGTTCATGGCTCCCGCGGATAATCAACCCGGCGGCCAATCACATTTCTGTCCCAATTGTGGCCAGCCCGTTGACCCAACGGACACCTTCTGCCAAAACTGCGGGTACAACCTCAATACTGGCCAGGCCTCAGTCGACCAGCCAACGACGCCCGTTCAACCGACGCAAACTGCTGCCGCTACGACGAAGCCTGCCCGGGTACGCAAGCCCCACAAACCGTGGGATAAGAAAAAGAAGCTCAAATGGGGCGGCATTGCCATCGCCGTTGTAGCAATTGCCGGCTTCTTCATCTGGGGTGGCACCCACTACTCCCGCTCGGCCACGTTAGACCGAACCATCAGCCACATCAAGAGTGGTAAGAACATGGCGCCCTACTTCACCACCGCCAGCTCAGATTTGAAACTGTCTAATCAGACGTTACTGCCCGTGAACCGCTATTACAGCGACCACGGCCAAGCACTGAGCGACTTGAAGTCTGCCTTGAACAGTAACGGCCGCAGTGATGATGGCACCATGACTTTTGAAAAGAGCGGCCACCATTTTCTGATTTTCCCCCGCTACAAAATCAACGTTAGTCCGGTCTATCCAACCGTTAAAACCAACCACTCTGGCAACGTCATCAAGCTGGATGGCAAGAAAATTGCCACGGCTAGCGTTGACGGCTACACCAAGAAATTAGACGCCATGGTTCCCGGTGAATACCACCTGGAAGCCTCTGGTACGGTAGGTGGCCACAAACTGGCTAACAGTAGCGACTACCACATCACCACCAGTAAGACCTACAACCTGGAACTGAAGACGATTTCCCTGTCATTTAACACCGTTCCCGGCTCTGCCATCTACTTAAATGGCAAGAAGCTTGGGACCGCGGATAGTAACGGTTCCTACAGTCTGAAGGATGAACCTTGGACTTCTGATATGGCCGTTTACGCGCAATACGCTTCGACCGCTGGTAAAGCAACGACCAACACGGTCAAGCTAAGCGACAGCGATGATCAAGGCAGCGTCGACCTGAAGTATCCTGACGTCATTTCCAACAGTGACGCTGATGACTTCATTAGCAACTTATTCGTAGCCGTTGACGGAATCACCCTTGAAGGTGATATGAGCGATGCTACTGACAGTGACGACAACGACTTGGCTGACTTCTTCACTAACGGTAGTGGTAACTCCGATTACTCTGAGTTAGTCTCCATGGCCAAGGGGTACGCCAACGATGCCGACGTCGACTCTACCGATATGACCACCACCATTAAGGACGTTAAACCTGGTCCAAATGGCACGAGCCTCGTCACATATAACGTGAAGTACGGTTTCTGGTTAGAGGACGCCGACTACACCCACGTTCAGGTCTTGCAATACACCGCAACTGTTAAGGATTCTAACGGTTCCAACTTGGGCTACGTCATTTCCTCTATCGGGCCTGCAACCAAGATCAGCGACTACCATGACAACGACGATTAG
- a CDS encoding zinc-ribbon domain-containing protein, which produces MNEPQKFCPNCGHALHADTQFCPQCGYALSGNTPATDIPVEPETTPTATRMASTTTPAATNFISWWWTSLKRPGQPVAGSTSLFGILNLVLMVIINTAMITSMDNRYLHWFSDYPAYLKRIPGLTLRFSAITALSEGLIVLVAVAIGFGVRRLLDRDQTSNNFLEYVNQFGHTATPAVVVSVLMLLISFFQDGSYGTFINASRSLLVPGFLLLNGCFIYSLVHNIKTPRFDKLYAALLGQIVLGLGITILVNLLNALRLFPFTL; this is translated from the coding sequence ATGAACGAACCACAAAAATTCTGTCCCAACTGTGGCCACGCGCTACACGCGGACACACAGTTTTGCCCGCAATGTGGGTATGCCTTAAGCGGCAATACACCCGCAACCGACATCCCCGTAGAGCCAGAAACAACACCAACAGCCACGCGGATGGCGTCCACAACGACGCCCGCCGCAACGAACTTTATATCCTGGTGGTGGACTTCTTTGAAACGGCCGGGACAACCAGTCGCTGGAAGCACCAGCCTATTTGGTATTTTAAACCTAGTCCTGATGGTCATTATTAACACGGCCATGATTACCTCAATGGATAATCGCTACCTTCATTGGTTTAGTGACTATCCAGCGTATCTCAAGCGAATTCCAGGTCTCACGCTACGCTTTTCAGCGATTACCGCCCTTTCAGAGGGGCTGATCGTCCTCGTTGCCGTAGCTATTGGCTTCGGCGTGCGGCGGCTATTAGATCGTGACCAAACCTCCAACAATTTTCTCGAATACGTAAACCAGTTTGGACATACAGCAACTCCTGCAGTAGTCGTCAGTGTTCTGATGCTGCTGATCAGCTTCTTTCAAGATGGGTCTTACGGAACTTTTATTAATGCGAGTCGGTCCCTCTTGGTTCCTGGTTTTCTGCTCCTAAACGGCTGCTTCATCTACAGTCTGGTTCACAATATCAAGACACCCCGCTTTGATAAGCTCTACGCCGCTTTGCTGGGGCAGATTGTTTTAGGGCTGGGCATCACGATCCTAGTAAATCTGTTAAATGCTCTGCGTCTGTTCCCATTCACGCTTTAG
- a CDS encoding zinc-ribbon domain-containing protein, translated as MSNETNFCPNCGTALPAGSSFCPNCGYQLAQPAASEPAPVIPEPTPAADTTAKPQRQALATGTLASRNYFSWWWESFKHPLSPVENANHLFGVLTVLLEVLLNTIILSMFMQHAVNVALRVIGSDGNAINGGSLMTAVRMDFFICVFALYALVVGAAYGLRRLINAHQPLNFFEFTNHFFGATSSILAINLVAFLIASILVINAATITDLGSLALHYAILATSIFVPSIAVLVLGYYLTIIRDVTRPRLDPLYTWILASCLLFVIIIIVILLVALFTAAPLSSLGDAIDTYSGY; from the coding sequence ATGTCCAACGAAACTAATTTTTGTCCAAATTGTGGGACTGCCCTTCCCGCTGGCTCCAGCTTCTGCCCCAATTGTGGGTACCAGTTGGCGCAACCAGCAGCTAGTGAACCGGCCCCAGTCATACCAGAACCAACTCCAGCAGCCGACACTACCGCTAAACCGCAACGCCAAGCGTTAGCCACAGGTACTTTGGCCAGTCGCAACTACTTCTCTTGGTGGTGGGAATCTTTCAAACATCCCCTGTCACCCGTTGAAAATGCCAATCACTTGTTTGGTGTCCTGACAGTCTTGCTCGAAGTGCTCCTAAACACAATTATTCTGTCCATGTTCATGCAACACGCTGTCAATGTCGCCTTGCGCGTGATTGGTTCTGACGGCAATGCCATCAATGGTGGTTCACTGATGACTGCTGTGCGAATGGACTTCTTCATCTGTGTCTTCGCGCTGTATGCGCTGGTGGTCGGCGCGGCCTATGGTTTACGCCGTCTGATCAACGCCCATCAGCCCCTGAATTTCTTCGAGTTCACCAACCACTTCTTTGGGGCGACGAGTTCGATTCTCGCGATTAACCTGGTAGCGTTTCTGATTGCTTCTATTCTGGTGATCAACGCGGCCACGATTACTGACTTGGGGTCATTAGCCTTGCACTACGCGATTCTGGCAACGAGTATCTTCGTACCCAGCATTGCCGTACTGGTTCTCGGCTACTACCTCACAATTATTCGGGACGTGACGCGTCCTCGGCTAGACCCACTTTATACTTGGATCTTAGCTTCCTGCTTACTGTTCGTCATCATTATCATTGTGATTCTGTTAGTGGCACTCTTTACTGCAGCGCCTCTGAGCAGTCTCGGCGATGCCATCGATACCTATTCAGGTTACTAA